GAAAGTATTTATTGATAAGAAAATAGACCATTATGATGTCATCAAAAACCATGAAGAAGTTCATAGTAAAGAGTTTCACTCTTTGGATGTTTTCTGGTTTGAGCTATTAGGAGCATTGTGTTGGTTTAACCCAGTAGCACATTTCATGCAAAAAGAAATAAAACTGGTACATGAATATATAGCTGACGCCAAAGCTTCAGAACAGTTAGGCTCTAAAAAAGCCTATGCAAAGGTGCTAGTAAGTTCTCATTTTAAGACAAATAGTAATGTACTAGTTAATCATTTTTATAATAAATCAATCCTAAAAACACGCATCATGATGTTATCAAAAGAAAAGTCTAAGAAAAAAGCCTTATTAAAGTATGGCCTAATTGTCCCAATATTCTTGGGTATGCTTATTATCTCTGCAGCAAATGTTTCTGCCGCAAAAAAAATAGCTACCGAAGTCTTTTCCATTAATAATGAAATAGTTCCTGAAATTAAGGTAACCGTTTTTGGTCCAGACATAAAGCCACTTGAAGGTGCTTCAATAAAAATAAACAACGCGGAAACTAATACGAAAACAGATATGAATGGGGATTTTTTGTTGAAAAATATTCCAGTTGGCTCAACGGTAACCGTTTCTTATCCTGGCCTACCTTCTGCTGAATCAGCCCTAGTTCAATTAAAAACAACAGTTATTATAGTCGTGTTAAAACCGTTGAATGCTACTCCTGCAAAAACGAAACCAGATAAATTGATAAACTCATTAAATCCTATCAACGAAATAGCGAATAACCATAATGAAATATTCACAGCTGTAGAAAATAACCCTGAATTTCCTGGAGGAGCAAACGAAATGTATAAGCATATTGCTAGAGAAATAACATACCCTGCTGCCGCTCAAACAGCAAGAATAGAAGGTAGAGTATTTGTCAAATTTGTGGTAAGAAAAGACGGGTCGGTTGGTAGCCCCGAAGTATTAAAAGGATTGGGTTTTGGATGCGACGAAGAAGCTATACGGATTATAAATGAAATGCCAACCTGGAATCCTGGAATACAGAATGGCAAACCAGTGAATGTATACTTTACAATGCCAATTTTTTTCCAATTAGAATAATAGATTATCGCTAACTAGCCAATCCCGCTACATCCAAATAACAATAAATAAACTTAAAGCCATTTTAAGTCTGACCTTAATGATACCTAGAAAATAGATATCAAAAAAAATGATGAGCAAATCAAGCTTATTGAAAAAATCAAAATACTAAATCAATCACAAAGATTCATATAGAATAACTCATAAAGGAAAGCCTATGAACTGGATAACATACATATTGCAGGTCAACCTATACCTAATTGTCACTTTTGGCTTTTACTGGTTGCTATTGCGAAAGGAGACTTTCTATAATGCTAATAGGTTTTACTTATTGACCGCTTCTATTTTGTCTTTCGCTATTCCTTTTTGGCAGTCTGGCATTATCCAGTCTTGGGCGGTTACTGCACAAGTTTCTACGGTGGTTAAAACTATTCCTTTAGCAGGTTTCACCGTGACAAACCCTGCTGAGACTCCTACTTGGGACTGGAACCTATTGCTTGCTAATATCTATTTCATGGGTTTTGGCTTTGGTTTATTACGCTTTAGCATTGGTCTGTTTAAACTTCAGCAGCTTTTTAGCCTTAGTAATTTAGATGGGCAGGCCTTCTCGTTTTTTGGTAAAGTATTTATTGATAAGAAAATAGACCATTATGATGTCATCAAAAACCATGAAGAAGTTCATAGCAAAGAGTTTCACTCTTTGGATGTTTTCTGGTTTGAGCTATTAGGAGCATTGTGTTGGTTTAACCCAGTAGCACATTTCATGCAAAAAGAAATAAAACTGGTACATGAATATATAGCTGACGCCAAAGCTTCAGAACAGTTAGGCTCTAAAAAAGCCTATGTAAAGGTGCTAGTAAGTTCTCATTTTAAGACAAATAGTAATGTTCTAGTTAATCATTTTTATAATAAATCAATCCTAAAAACACGCATCATGATGTTATCAAAAGAAAAGTCTAAGAAAAAAGCCTTATTAAAGTATGGCCTTACTGCCCCCCTATTTTTGGGTATGCTGGTATTTGCTGCTGCCTGTGTAAATGACAATACTGAGTTACAGCCTACTATTGATTTGGAACAGACCACTGTGGTGGCCTATGCACCAAAAAAGAGTCTCACTGAAGGACAAATATTCACCGCGGCTGAGCACAATCCAGAATTTCCGGGTGGAACTTCAGAACTCTATCGACACATCAATAGAGAAATCATTTATCCAGTTGAGGCCCAAAGAGCTAGTATCGAAGGTCGAGTATTTGTCAAATTTGTAGTAAGAAAAGATGGAACAGTGGGCGACGCTACAATCTTGAAAGGTTTAGGCTTTGGCCTTGACGAAGAAGTAAAACGCGTAATAGATACAATGCCAACTTGGAAGCCAGGAACTCAGGATGGAAAGCCTGTCAATGTATATTTTACGATGCCTTTCTTTTTTGAATTGGAAAAGGAAATTGATACAAACGACCTAGGCAATAACACAAAGCAAGCTCCCCTTTTATTGGCTGATGGTAAAGAAATCGCATTCCAAGATTTAGAAGAATATCAAAAGAATAATATTACCGAGAGTGTGGAAGCTAGGGTATTAGAACCGAAAGAAGCAGCAAGTAAATATGGCGAAAAAGGAAAGTTTGGAGTTATTGAAATAAGTACCATATAAGTTTTATACTGCGTATAAGGTTTCGCCAAAACTAATTCCACACAAACTCCATTCACACTTTACAAAGTGTAAACAAATGTTAAAACTATTCAATAGGTATGCTACCTATTAATCAGTTTGTTATATTTATACAACGAAATCAACCCAAGCACTACTATTCCATGAAAAACACAACTTTGCTATGCATAGCTTTATGCTTTGCTTGTACATTCTCTAAAGCTCAATCTAGTCGTATAAACATTAGCGGCACCCTTGTTGACAGTTCCTCCACAGTCCTGAGCTTTGCCTCCGTCCTTCTCCTAATGCCCGAAGATTCGGCTTTAGTCACCTACACGCTCTCTGACGACGACGGAGCATTTTCTTTTAAAAATCTACCTGCAAGAGACTATTTGGTAAAGGCTACTTACATAAGTTACCTACCACATCAAATACTGGTAAAACCAGGCGAAGATAAGGACATTGACCTTGGTCAGATATTACTAAAACCCATATCAAAGGAGCTCTATGAAGTGGTGGTAAAAACCGCCAGAGCTCCCATCAGCATAAAAGGAGACACCATAGAATATGACGCCAGTAAATTCAAAGTGCCGCCAGGATCATCTGTAGAAGACCTTTTAAGAAAGCTCCCTGGCATGGAAGTAGACCAAGATGGTAACCTAAGAGCTCAGGGAGAAAGCGTACAAAAAGTAACAGTAGACGGAAAAAGGTTTTTTGGTGGAGACACCAAGATGGCTACCAAAAACCTGCAAGCCGATATTATTAAGAAGGTACAAGTTTTTGATGATAAATCAGAGCAGTCAAAACTTACCGGAATAGACGATGGAAACACAGAAAAAACCGTCAATCTAGAACTTAAAGAAGAAGCTAAAAAAGGTGGTTTTGGAAAAGTCACAGCTGGTCTAGGAACAGACTCTAGAGCCATGGCAAGTGGTAACTATAATAAGTTTGATTCTAAAAACCAATTCTCGCTTTTAGGCTTTGGAAATAACGTAAACCAATCTGGAATGTCTTATGAAGACTATGAAGAATTCAAAGGTTCCAACTCTTATAACTGGGGAAACAGTGGTGATTTTGGATTTACAAGAACCACAGGGTACTCGAACTTTTTTAACACCAACGACGACAGTTTTTCTATTCCCGTAGGAGGCAACGGAGATGGCTTTTCTAAAAATGCAGCAGGTGGCATAAACTATAACTACAATCATAAAAAGGATGAGGTAAGTGCCAACTATTTTTATAATCAAACGAGACAAGAAGTTGATGCCTTTCAAAACAGGCAGAACTTCATCACAAACAGCCTATCAAATCAAACTACCGACCAAAGCAACCAAAACAATTTCAATGGTACGCACCGCGTAAGCCTTAGGGCTCAGAAGGAGTTAGACACACTAAACACCATTACTTTTATAGGGAATGGTAGAATTGGAAACAGAGAGGTAAACTATCAAAGTTTACAAGAAATATTCAAATCAGATGGCTTTAAAGCCAACAAGTCTGATATTGAAAATTCATCCGAAAGGTTTTCTTATGCTCTATCTTCTACGCTACTTTTTAGGCACAAGTTTAAGAAAAAAGGCAGAAACTTTTCTTGGAGCGGTGGTTATGACTATAGCAATAATGACTCGGAAGATTTACAAAAATCTATCAATGAATTTTATTCTTCTACAGACGCCAATGATGTCATAAAGAGCATCAATCAAATTAATGCCACGCAAAACAAAGCTGACCAACTAAAATCCAGCGTCCTCTGGATTGAACCTTTTGCCAAGAAATTTGCATGGGAGACCTTTTATAACTTTAACCGCAGCGGCTCCGAAGTAGACAGAAACGTAACAGACAAATTCCCTGATAAACCAAATGAAACAAATCTTAATTTAACCCGCCTTTATGATAATGAAATATTGTATAACCGTGTAGGAACCAGTGTCAGGTATAGTCATAAAGGAATAAACTTCACAACGGGTCTTGCAAGAGTATTTTATAACATCGATGGAAAACTGATAGGGCCACCCAATATTGGAGACGGCATAGTAGACAAAGACTATCAAGCATGGACACCCTACTCTGCACTATCTCTTAGGCTCCGGAATAATAAGTCATTCCGTTTTAATTATACTATGGGGCTAAATGCTCCATCTTCTAACGACCTACAGCCTATTGTAGACAACAGTAATCCTCTTTATATAAGAGAAGGAAACCCAGACTTACTCCCTGAAGTAACACACCAAGTGAGTGGAAATTTTAATATGTACAACCCAGTGAATTTTGTCAATCTTTACTTGCGTGCTGAGTATAATTACAACGTCAATCAAATAATTTATAATCAAAATATTGACCCTGAAACTTTTATAACCAGCACTAAGCCGGTAAATGTAACGGGTGGTTCCTCCACTAATACCTACATGTATTTTGGTTTCCCATTAAAGAAGACGAAGGCTACCATGGGATTAAATGCAAATGTGAGATTCAGTACATATTTAGCGAATATTAATGATGTCTTAAACGAGACTAAATCTGACAATTATGGGATAGGTGCTAATTTAAATCTTACGCCTATAGATTGGTTCACATTTTATGGCTACGCAAACTGGAGTATAGGGAATACTTCTTACTCCATAAATAATCAACAGGATTTAAAAATAGTTAGCAACTATTATAATGGTGAAATGAATATAAAACTCCCTAAAGATTTCTTTTGGAGCTCCAATCTGAATTACAGAATTTACTCAAATGAAAGGCTTGGTTTTGACCAAAAGGTACCTATTTTTAATATGTCAGTTTACAAACTTTTAGGCGAAAAGAAAAAGGCTGAAATAAGGCTGTCTGCCTATGACATTTTCAAAAAGAACTTAGGCATTAGTCAATATGCCAGCCAAAACTTCATATCGACCAGAGAAGTACAAACTCTCTCTAGATACTTTATGCTAAGTTTTACTTATAACATGAGAGGAGTATCCGATAAAATAACAAGACGCTAAACCCAAACATGAAAAAATTAATCATTTTATTTTTACTCTTTTCTTGCACCACCACCTTTGCCCAAAAAAGGTCAGGCACAGTACAGTATAAGTACACTATTGACTGGAAGAAAATCTACCAAGAATTATCCTCTCTAAGCCAAAAAGAAAAGGATAGAATTCAACTTGTTTACACCAAATGGGAGAGTACTTCTAACAACATGGATTTAATATTCAACCCAACGGAAAGCCTCTATACTTATGGTACATCAGAAGAAGTAGCTCGTTATTCTCAACGTGAGACAGACTATGTCATTTACAGAAATTTTGAGCAAAAAAACATTATAGAATTAAGAGAAACACTTGGCAAAAGTTACTTAATTGAAGATGACATGCCAAACCAGCAATGGCGAATTATGAACGACCTTAAAGAGATTCAGGGGCATTTATGCATGAAAGCAGTAAGAACGGATACCGTAAAAAATCAAGAAATAGTGGCTTGGTTTGCTGCTGACATTCCCGTTTCTATGGGTCCAGAATTATGTTATGGCCTGCCTGGTTTAATATTAGGACTAGATATTGACGATGGAAACGTCATCATTGAAGCTGATAAATTGGAGCTTTTTGACGAACCTATAAAAGTAGAACTTCCAAAAAAAATGAAAGGAAAAGCCATTAGCCCAAGTGACTTAGATAATAAAATAATGGAGCACATAAAAACTAGTATAGCAGCTAAAAATAACCCTTACTGGTCAATGCGATATTAGCGTTTGTTTTAGTAGATTTGAAATCAAGACGCAACAATAGTTTTAAGGTTTCGTCTTTATTTCATCTAACACCAAAACGCTTTCATGAAAAAAGTCCTTATCCTTCTTATGTGCCTTTCATTCAGTCCTTCTTTTGCTCAGCAAAACGACTATTTCTACAATATCCCTGAAGCTCCTGAATCATTTTCTAGTGCTAATATTCTCTCTAGAATGGTAGATGCCTTAGGCTTTAGATATTACTGGGCTACTTCGGGGTTGGAGAACAAAGATTTGGAGTTTAAACCAAACCCAGAGTCAAGAACTACGCTAGAAACACTACAGCATATTTGTGGACTCACTGATATTACAAAAAATACGGCCATTGGGCAGTCTACAAACTTTTCTACTAGAGTAATTCCTACAGACTTCAAGTCCGTTAGAGCAAAAACACTTCAAGACCTTAAAGACGCATCCATATATTTAAAATCTAAACCTCTTTCACCTGAACAAGAGAAAATGATATTTGAAAGTGATAATGGAGGTTCTGAATACCCATTGTGGAATTTAATAAATGGGCCCTTGGCTGATGCTCTTTGGCATACTGGTCAGGTGGTTAGCTTTAGGCGTTCCTCTGGAAACCCGCTTCCTTCTGGAATAAATGTTTTAACGGGCATTAAGAAAGACTAAGTTCTCATGTTAAAAATCACGCAGTTAAATAACGAGAACAAAAAATATTTCAAAGAACTCAATATTGCTTGGCTAGAAAAATACTTTTACGTAGAGCCTAAAGACATTATTCAACTCACTAATCCTGAGTCAGAGATTCTAGATAAAGGCGGCTATATATTTATGGCCTGTTATAATGGAAAAACGGTGGGTACCGTTTCCTTACTAAAAGTAAACCACGACACCTACGAATTAGGCAAAATGGCTGTTGACGAAACTATGCAAAGCAAAGGAATAGGAAAGCAACTGTTAGTTCATGCTATCACTCATGCTGAAATATTGCGTTTAAAAAAACTGGTTCTTTATACCAACTCTATTTTAAAACCCGCCATATCCCTTTACCAAAAAGCCGGTTTTAGGAATATAGAACTAGGCAATAGTCTTTATGCTAGGTCTGATATAAAAATGGAGAAATTGCTTTAAATATTGAAGACTTCTTTTGAATCTTTGCTCTCCATTTAAAGCATCAGCATGTACGCTAGTATTACACCTTTTGACCTAGTTCCAAGTAATTACATTACACTAGATTTCAGTAAAGAAAATAAAGAACTAGAGGATGTTAATTTTGAAGACATCGAAAGCTTCAATGCCTATGTCTTTGACAAATTAAAAGCTGAAAATGTTAAAATGGGCATTGGTGGCTGGTTAGAAAACAGAGTAGTTTATAATCAAATAAGCCATTTCCAGGGAGCAGAGCAGCGTTCGCATCATTTGGGTGTTGATATTTGGATGAAAGCCTATTCACCAATCTTCTGCCCAGAAAACTGTACCATTCATAGCTACAAAAACAATGAAGGTAATGGCGACTATGGCCCTACCATTGTTTTAAAATCATTGGCAGCCAATGTTTACTATCTTTTTGGTCACCTTTCATTGGAATCTATCAAAGGGCTTCAAAACAGAAAAGTGATAAAAAAAGGAGAGCATTTTGCCGAAGTTGGTCCTTACCCTGAAAACGGAAATTGGCCACCGCACCTACACTTTCAAGTTATGAATTCTATGGAAGGTAAAATGGGAGATTTCCCTGGGGTGTGTGCCGCTTCCGAATTAGACCATTATAAAACCATCTGCTTAAATCCTTATCCTTTTTTAGATTTACCTGAACTGGACTAGGCTCCACCTTTCATTATTCTATCTGCTATACTCGGACTTATCCTATTGATTAGCCTGAGCAGTTTCACTTTGCCCACGCTAATCTCGTATTTATCCTTTTCAAAACTCTTGAAGAAAGTGTTTACTAAAGACTCTGGTGAAATCTTCCCCTTCCCTCTCCCTGCTGTCATTTGTGTATCTACCAGCGGTGGAATAAGCTCAAAAAGTTTCGTATTATTTAATTGATAGCGAAGCGATTTGCTGAAAATATGTAGGCCTGCTTTTGAAGCACAGTAAACAGCAGCATTTGCCTTTGGCACTATTCCCAATACCGAGCTCACATTTACTATGACAGCGTTTTCTTTCGACTCCAAAACGGGCAACAATGCTGTAATTACACGGATAGGCGTCAAAAGATTGATGCGAAGCTCTTCTTCAACCCTATTTGAAAGCTCCCTTTCTTCTAAAAAGCTATAATTATACTGTATCCCAGCATTATTGACTAAAATATTTAGGTCTGGATGCTCTCTCTTGACAAAAGTAACCAAAGCTTCCACAGCTTCATTCTGAGTTAAATCAGCCTGATAGATTATAAGACTAGGATTCTCTTTTTTCACAAGTTCTAGGTCAACTAAATTCCTAGCTACTATTATCACTTCATTATCTAAGGCCAAGAATTTTTTAGTCATAGCCAGACCAATTCCCTTACTTCCGCCTGTTATCAAAACCTTGTTTTTACTAAGCCTCATTTTCTTCAAAATCTTTAAAGCCATTTTCAAGGCCCATGATTATATCATTTAAAACAATGTAAGGCTTCCCAAAAAGACTAGTATCTCTAAGATGCTCTATAAAGTAATAGTAGTCGTTTAGCTCTGAAGTCTCTACAATGATAAAATCGGAAGTTTCG
This sequence is a window from Arcticibacterium luteifluviistationis. Protein-coding genes within it:
- a CDS encoding SDR family oxidoreductase encodes the protein MRLSKNKVLITGGSKGIGLAMTKKFLALDNEVIIVARNLVDLELVKKENPSLIIYQADLTQNEAVEALVTFVKREHPDLNILVNNAGIQYNYSFLEERELSNRVEEELRINLLTPIRVITALLPVLESKENAVIVNVSSVLGIVPKANAAVYCASKAGLHIFSKSLRYQLNNTKLFELIPPLVDTQMTAGRGKGKISPESLVNTFFKSFEKDKYEISVGKVKLLRLINRISPSIADRIMKGGA
- a CDS encoding M56 family metallopeptidase, with amino-acid sequence MNWITYILQVNLYLIVTFGFYWLLLRKETFYNANRFYLLTASILSFAIPFWQSGIIQSWAVTAQVSTVVKTIPLAGFTVTNPAETPTWDWNLLLANIYFMGFGFGLLRFSIGLFKLQQLFSLSNLDGQAFSFFGKVFIDKKIDHYDVIKNHEEVHSKEFHSLDVFWFELLGALCWFNPVAHFMQKEIKLVHEYIADAKASEQLGSKKAYVKVLVSSHFKTNSNVLVNHFYNKSILKTRIMMLSKEKSKKKALLKYGLTAPLFLGMLVFAAACVNDNTELQPTIDLEQTTVVAYAPKKSLTEGQIFTAAEHNPEFPGGTSELYRHINREIIYPVEAQRASIEGRVFVKFVVRKDGTVGDATILKGLGFGLDEEVKRVIDTMPTWKPGTQDGKPVNVYFTMPFFFELEKEIDTNDLGNNTKQAPLLLADGKEIAFQDLEEYQKNNITESVEARVLEPKEAASKYGEKGKFGVIEISTI
- a CDS encoding outer membrane beta-barrel family protein, translated to MKNTTLLCIALCFACTFSKAQSSRINISGTLVDSSSTVLSFASVLLLMPEDSALVTYTLSDDDGAFSFKNLPARDYLVKATYISYLPHQILVKPGEDKDIDLGQILLKPISKELYEVVVKTARAPISIKGDTIEYDASKFKVPPGSSVEDLLRKLPGMEVDQDGNLRAQGESVQKVTVDGKRFFGGDTKMATKNLQADIIKKVQVFDDKSEQSKLTGIDDGNTEKTVNLELKEEAKKGGFGKVTAGLGTDSRAMASGNYNKFDSKNQFSLLGFGNNVNQSGMSYEDYEEFKGSNSYNWGNSGDFGFTRTTGYSNFFNTNDDSFSIPVGGNGDGFSKNAAGGINYNYNHKKDEVSANYFYNQTRQEVDAFQNRQNFITNSLSNQTTDQSNQNNFNGTHRVSLRAQKELDTLNTITFIGNGRIGNREVNYQSLQEIFKSDGFKANKSDIENSSERFSYALSSTLLFRHKFKKKGRNFSWSGGYDYSNNDSEDLQKSINEFYSSTDANDVIKSINQINATQNKADQLKSSVLWIEPFAKKFAWETFYNFNRSGSEVDRNVTDKFPDKPNETNLNLTRLYDNEILYNRVGTSVRYSHKGINFTTGLARVFYNIDGKLIGPPNIGDGIVDKDYQAWTPYSALSLRLRNNKSFRFNYTMGLNAPSSNDLQPIVDNSNPLYIREGNPDLLPEVTHQVSGNFNMYNPVNFVNLYLRAEYNYNVNQIIYNQNIDPETFITSTKPVNVTGGSSTNTYMYFGFPLKKTKATMGLNANVRFSTYLANINDVLNETKSDNYGIGANLNLTPIDWFTFYGYANWSIGNTSYSINNQQDLKIVSNYYNGEMNIKLPKDFFWSSNLNYRIYSNERLGFDQKVPIFNMSVYKLLGEKKKAEIRLSAYDIFKKNLGISQYASQNFISTREVQTLSRYFMLSFTYNMRGVSDKITRR
- a CDS encoding TonB family protein — encoded protein: MNWITYIFQVNLYLIITFGFYWFVLRKETFYNANRFYLLTASILSFAIPFWQSGIIQSWAVTAQVSSVVNIIPLEGFTVTDLTETPTWDWNLLLANIYFLGFGFGLLRFSIGLFKLQQLFNLKNLEGQAFSVFGKVFIDKKIDHYDVIKNHEEVHSKEFHSLDVFWFELLGALCWFNPVAHFMQKEIKLVHEYIADAKASEQLGSKKAYAKVLVSSHFKTNSNVLVNHFYNKSILKTRIMMLSKEKSKKKALLKYGLIVPIFLGMLIISAANVSAAKKIATEVFSINNEIVPEIKVTVFGPDIKPLEGASIKINNAETNTKTDMNGDFLLKNIPVGSTVTVSYPGLPSAESALVQLKTTVIIVVLKPLNATPAKTKPDKLINSLNPINEIANNHNEIFTAVENNPEFPGGANEMYKHIAREITYPAAAQTARIEGRVFVKFVVRKDGSVGSPEVLKGLGFGCDEEAIRIINEMPTWNPGIQNGKPVNVYFTMPIFFQLE
- a CDS encoding darcynin family protein, producing MKKTYTILILYRATDLWLSLTREERADVFEKELAPLLNKFSKTLNVRLFDSEAFHAETSDFIIVETSELNDYYYFIEHLRDTSLFGKPYIVLNDIIMGLENGFKDFEENEA
- a CDS encoding GLPGLI family protein, with the translated sequence MKKLIILFLLFSCTTTFAQKRSGTVQYKYTIDWKKIYQELSSLSQKEKDRIQLVYTKWESTSNNMDLIFNPTESLYTYGTSEEVARYSQRETDYVIYRNFEQKNIIELRETLGKSYLIEDDMPNQQWRIMNDLKEIQGHLCMKAVRTDTVKNQEIVAWFAADIPVSMGPELCYGLPGLILGLDIDDGNVIIEADKLELFDEPIKVELPKKMKGKAISPSDLDNKIMEHIKTSIAAKNNPYWSMRY
- a CDS encoding peptidoglycan DD-metalloendopeptidase family protein, whose protein sequence is MYASITPFDLVPSNYITLDFSKENKELEDVNFEDIESFNAYVFDKLKAENVKMGIGGWLENRVVYNQISHFQGAEQRSHHLGVDIWMKAYSPIFCPENCTIHSYKNNEGNGDYGPTIVLKSLAANVYYLFGHLSLESIKGLQNRKVIKKGEHFAEVGPYPENGNWPPHLHFQVMNSMEGKMGDFPGVCAASELDHYKTICLNPYPFLDLPELD
- a CDS encoding GNAT family N-acetyltransferase is translated as MLKITQLNNENKKYFKELNIAWLEKYFYVEPKDIIQLTNPESEILDKGGYIFMACYNGKTVGTVSLLKVNHDTYELGKMAVDETMQSKGIGKQLLVHAITHAEILRLKKLVLYTNSILKPAISLYQKAGFRNIELGNSLYARSDIKMEKLL